Sequence from the Vanacampus margaritifer isolate UIUO_Vmar chromosome 18, RoL_Vmar_1.0, whole genome shotgun sequence genome:
CTATTTTGTACATTGATCACTTCAGTCAAGTGTAGTTCCCGCAAGGTCGACAGATGCTCTCCCAAGAGAGCACAGATTGATGCGCGTTTTTCACAACCTGCACTTACACTAGCTTAACATCTTTTCATCTTGTCTGGCGACTCTCATTAATATTTCACACGCGCATTACTTCAGGTCTGCTAGCAGAGGCAGAAGCAGGTCAAGGCTTGTGCTTGGCGAAGTAAGGCGATGGGGAGGCCATTTGTAGGAAATAGCgatatttgcatttaatttaaacgtaacacttttgttaacatttagcatttagcataaaCTCTGAATAGTCTACAGTGATAGTATCGATATCTGAAGTTGCTGTAGCAATACCAtaccataaaacaaaataacaattttCTAATGTATGTCACTATCTCTTACAATACATTATAGATACAGCTGGATCAAATATTAATATCGGGGCTATCtccttcatgttttttttagtaactttacagaaaagcatttttttttccgtcaATACATTTTTACCATATTGATATagacattgtgatttttttcttttttttctggagagctcagttcattttgtaattttaccgatttataaatttattatttttatttttattaattttattttattttattattatttttttaaatattttttattaatttttatttcgtatgtgggtgagtatgtgaatgtgtatgtgcatagaCATTGTGATTTATTGaccaaatatgtaaaaacacacaaggaatttgtcttcacagtcacaacccGTTGAAGAAACACGAAAAATAACGACGACAATAGAGGGAGGCAAAATGGGAAGTCTGGTGGCTCGCTAATTAGCGCCCAGAGTTTCAtcgatggggaaaaaaaggaaataagaggaaggagggagatttaaaaaaaaaacaaggtccaATCTGTGCTCTTTTAAAAGGGGAGCACAGTATGGACCTggaaaaaacatgaacataaaaCTTGCACGTGGCCTATATCATGCATGTTTTATCACCGTTTTGTGACATACCTAAAACAAACGACTACTGTTGcgctttcctaaaaagaagaccaaCTGTTGATTTTGCACATTCCTCACCTCACTGTAGTATTGTCGCTCTGTGATTTTCACGATCGACGACGCCACGACATATTACGATCCTCGTGGTTTCTCAGCCAGCGCTCATAACAATCACCTGGAAAGCCATTTCTAGGGGGCTTAAGGCGGGTCATTTTCAAGGATGGAGAATCTGGACGTTTGCCAAAGTCATCATCCACTACGGCTCGTTAGGcagcgctctttttttttttactgtacacatTTTCATCGGCGGCTTAAACAAGCCGGAGGAGTTCGCTCTTCCCCGTGACAAATGCGGCGGCGTGTCCTTGCGCTCCACTCGAGCAGGCCATCTGTCAAACATACTGTCTGTTCAATTCATACAGCGTGACACGTCCGCCCACACTGATGACCGTACAAATGAAGATGCATATTATAAATGTCGTCAGCGCGCACGCAGAGTGACATGTGTCACCACTGGCGAAGAGAGGGGGTGGAACATGTCATACGCATGGGACCGAGTGCATCCCTGCAGCACAAAAACAAGCGCACTCCCTCGGAAAGTGGGTCAAGGACAACCTCTTAAGGTCTGTGATGATTGAGCCCACGCGTGTACGAACGTACAAAAATCTGATGAAACATTTTTAGGAACAACTCCACAGCGCTAGTTAAGCTCTTCATCTCGATTAGTGTGACGCTGTCGTTCAGCCATTCGTCGCAGCAGTCGGCGTAACAAAAGGAGCGCTGGCGTCGCTGTGTACGATGTGCGGCCTGACGAAACCACACACAATGATGCAAAACTTTGAGATCAAACTCATTTGGAATGCTGTCAGAGGTGCCCCGAAATTAGCAATGTAATGTGGTCCACCAAAAACATCCATGTTTTTGTATGTCTAAGAGCGCTTGTCTTTGTTTCAGAACACATAATTGATGTttcggtttaaaaaaatgcaaacttctagcagtaaagtaaaataaatgaataattaaggAATATGGgaattttagaaaataaaactaTTATTCAGTATagttaaattaaattgtttctttttaggaaatggcaacaaaaaaaaaatatatattttttttttaaaggaaagtgcaacattgatacagtatttgtcttctttttcggAAAGTGCAACAtgaagtttgtcttctttttagggaaCTGCAACATCAATAATCTGTATTAATTTTAGGAAAGTACAATATCACGTTTGCTTTCTTTGTAGGACTGTGCAACAGCATCCAGCAGAAAATTTGCAATTAGGTAGTactcaaaaaatgtaataaacataATTCAAAGCATAGCTGCTTAAATCTTTTTGGGAGagtacaaaatattatttcattattattattattattattattattattattattattattattattattattattactattttagaGAAGTGCAACATTGATGCAGTATTcatcttctttttaggaaagtccAAAATCAATGGTCTATCTTCTTTTTAAGCAAGTGCAACATTAATTGTCTGCCCTCTTTTTGGGAAAGTtgatagtttgtcttcttttttgaaAGTGCAACAGCTTCTGTCAGGAAATTAGCAagagtgattttaaaaaattggatcaTTCAATATATGACAAAGTATTTGTCtactttttaggaaagtgcaacatcactagtttgctttctttttagGACAGTGCAACAGCTTCCAGCAGGAAATTTGCAActagtaaatactaaaacaatatacatcatttaattataattatatttattttatttatttattttaggaaagtgcaGCTTTGATTCCAGTATTcatcttctttttaggaaagtccAACATCAATAGTCTGTCTACCTTTTAAGCAAGTGCAACATAATTGTAtgccttctttttaggaaagtggaCCATTGAtagattttcttctttttaggacAGTGCAACAgcaatagtttgtcttctttttaggaaagtgttATATcaatagtttgtttgttttagtagGAAAGTGAAACACAATAGTTTGTCTTCTACTTAAGAAAGTGAAACATCAataatttgcctttttttaggtaaatgcaaCATCAAGACTTTGTCTTCTTTTCGGGAAAGTGAAACAACATCAATACTGCTTGGGTTTTTTAAGGAAAGTGAAATGTCAATAGTTCGTGAAAaataaatttgtcttttttaggTAACTGCAAaatcaatagtttgtcttcttttcttttcgtctcattcacaacattaatagtttactttctttttggacattgcAACATCAATAGTCTGTGTTTTTAGGAAGCCGCAACATCAAcagttggttttgttttgttgtttttgaaagatGCAAACAAATGCAACAGTAACAACAAACAGTTTAAATTATTATCCTTTAAACATTAATAATGCCATCTGTTATCGTTTTGGTTCCGCTAGTTCCGATATCCAATTTTaatcagttttttccccccttcactaatagaaaaagctcattttACCACAAAATCTGAATACATATAGCGTTAGATGATTATTAAGTACACATCTCTGAGATTCACAATAATTCCAGAGGGCCGCATCTGGCAAGCGACCCTTGACTTTGACATCCGCGATACAGAAAGTGACTTCTATGCATTCCATCCTGCACACTCGCTGTTCTCGTGGCTCTGAACGTGAGGCAGCATCGGCTGTGGATGCTGCCCTGCTTGTTCCTGCCCTTCTCTAATAATACTCGTCCCCAGAGGATCACACCAGGGAGGGATgatgggggagggggagggcgTCGGAGTTTCCCCTCCCCGCTGCAGCTCTGCCGCAGTGGTGAGGGAGGGAAAAGGTGAGTCGGGGCGACGGCGCGGACAGAATACACCTATTCAGCAGTATGCACGGACGCCGATCGTTAAATGTTTTCGCCGAGCGGCGTGATGTAGGACAGGACTTGGGAGACCACGCCGGCGCCTTCGGGCCCCAAAAACTGTGCCAGTCGCTCAGCGCTGAGGCCAGCGAGCATGCGGCAGCAAATCAGGCCACAAggtgtgtgcgttttttttcttacacctCACCCTTGAGGAAGACCGTCGTCCTGGGGGTGACGTCCACGTCTGGGGTAGCGCTGAAGGGGAAGGCCCCCAACTGGGACGCCGCCAAGAGGAAAATGAAGAGGAGGACCTTCTGGTGTCCCATGCTGAAGAAACATGCCCAAGTTTGCATCTTGATGGACTGCGTCCCACTGAAAAACAATTGCAGAGAAAGACAGAATCAACTGTTAACTGACAGCAACACCCCCTTTCACACAGGTATTGAAACATGGGTACTATATATGGGTAACTTTCTAAAGAACCACTAATAAACGAATAAAACCCACCAAACTGTGCTATATATAATCTCTCGAACCCCTTTCTGAAGTGCATAAACACAGCATCCcataataatatcaataattAGATGACGTCAACGTGAACGTCTGGTGCAGAGAAGTGATGGCGGGTGTTAAACTTCACACACCCCTCCCGGGAACATACCATTCACACAGGTGCCCTCCTGTCTGTGATATTACCTGCAAATCTGGGAAATTGGCAGGTTGGTTTTTTAAGCTACACTTCCAATGAACTTTGTATGAATTCCATTAAATTACCATTATTACATAACGTGCTTTTTTTGGTGGGCGGATTTTGAATACAAAAATTGTGCGTTTGGGCTTTGTTGTCTATCAAACAAACATGATACTGAGACAaagcatgtaaacaaacaataacatgatttaataatgataattgaaAAGTTTCCGGGTGTCTTAATAACATATTTGTGGCgggcttttgtcaaaataccccaagagTTATAGAGATACTTTATTTTTACAGCATTCTTGCCATTATGAAATTGGTTTGTTGTGCCGTCATCCCGCCTGGACCAATGGACAGTCGGGCTTTTACTGCAGCTTGGCTTACCTTTGGGCTTTAACATGCCACCACGCCAAAGTGGTTCTTTCACTCTGGAACTTAGTCCAGTCTCACTAGaactaaatatttatttgcttGTTTACTTTCAGACCTGAAAGTCAGTTTTTAATGATACATCCACTTTAATAACATTTGAAGCTTCCACATATCGCGTCTTTAATGACGATGCTTGCACAAGTCCTATGAGCTGTTTGACTTACCGCGAAAAATAGAGGTGATTTTTGCATATGCAAATACAAATTCTGCTGACTTCATTCCTCGCCTTTCCCCGCGAAAACAGTCTATACCTCACACGTCATGTTTACTTTCAACCACAGCTCCTCCATGCAATGGCGAGTTAATTATCAAATAATTCACACGGAGCAAGCGGGAGCTTTGTTTGAGAGGGAGTCCCTCTGGACTAAACACAAAGTGGCTGCCAAGtgagaaaacaaagaaaagaaaaaactttttgctCCACTAGGTGAAGTGTGTAGGCCACTTATATATGAAAGAAGAGTAAAGAGACCGACTCACCTGCTGTGTGCACCTGTACGTCCAGACGGAACAGGAGCTCCCTCTGCAAGTCTGCTCACTCTCTGTTTTGCTCAGCTGCGGCGTCGCTTCAACCATCATGGCCCCTCCCTCcctttagagagagagagagagagagagagagagagagagagagagagagagagagagagagagagagagagagagagagagaagcatAAACATACAAAGTGGCATGTGTGACATATGCAAAAAAGGCCCACACTATGCTCTTTTGGAGATAAAGCTAGGCAATTTACTGCCATTGTAATAATTAAAAGACGCTAGTGTTGCTTCCACCACTCTTATTGTAGAGttttcagttgttgttgttttttttaacgtaaaTAACTAAATATGTCCAACTAAACTCCCAAGAAAACTTAAAATTGTGGTTTCTTTTAGATCGCAATGACTCTGAACTACAGATCCCAGAATGCATCTCGGCTACTGCGCTGCCGCTACATGAAGTAGCGTTGAAATACAATATGAACAAGAAAATCTGAGCATTAATCAGACTGTTTATTTACTACGCATTTCGAAACATAGTATACGTACGTTTATATAGAAGtattggaatttaaaaaatatgtgcaAAACTGTGAGCacaaattgtaaacaaaaactaagGCTTGGGTCTATAACTGTGCATGTGTTTGGAAAAATCTACAATATAACTATGATTTACACTACAGtgttagaaattatttttgcgGGACTATCGTCTACGTACCTCAGTTTAGGAAAAGTGCCTTAGAAAGTTGTGATGGGTGACGCGTGCCCTCTGCTGGAGTAAAGACCAAATGACAACAACAGCAACCGTTTACATTTGCTTTTGTTgactttaaaaagaagaaaattcgTGTGTGGGTTGTGGGGTGGTTGATCGATCCTCAAACATAATTATTGTATTTCCCTCACAACTATTTTCTTTTGCAGCAAGGGTGAATGAAAAACCCACTCCCAGTTCAAAGACACGGCCGCGTGGGAGCGCTACCGCCTCCATCGCCGTGCTTGGAAAATCTCCTCACCGCAAATCTGCCGCGGTCGTCCCGGCGACGAGAATCCCTGCTGGGGTTGACGTGACGTGGACACCCGGCCTCCTTGCTGGAGCTCAAGAGCTGGACACGACGGCTTTCCCCGACCAACAAGCGAACAAGGACCCTCGAAGATAGCTTTCCCGTGAGCTCAGTTCATCTACTGGGCGTCGTTAACGTCTCGCCGTCGTATGTATCTATTTTCTTTTACGATAAATGTTTCTATGCGCTTCCGGCTAGCTAGCTTGATTACATGTTTTCATGGCTAACTATCGCTAATTTGGTGTTAGCCACTTACCCATTTTGCCCAACATGACTGGTTTATTGTAATTAAACGGACTGTGAGTTGACGTGATAGCTCTAAAAGTAGCCTAAAGGGCTTGTGCttatcctttttttcctcagttTGGCCATGTTTGTGTCACTTTTCGCCGAATTAGCTTAGCTCTATCTTACTTGAGCTGTTCTCCTTGCTTCCAACAGGTGTTCAaaagtttttggtttttttaTAAGCAGGACAATAATGCATCACATAGTTGTCCTCACGATGGTACATTTGTTAAGggtatttttgggggaaatgtgaTTGTATATACATTAATATGGTTCTATCTATTCCAAACACAAATTAGTATCAGTGGGCAGACCAAACTTGACAGCGGAATAATGTATAGGATTCctgttgtgtgtgtatattgttTTGTCTTAACTTGTTTAGTAGCAGGTTCTACAGTAAGCTTTTCTGATGCTTGGTGGTGGGACAAACTGACATTGCAGCTCTTCTTGTGTAGCAGACACACATAACACTTTCCCCCCCTAACActcgattttttatttatttaatatttttgcatgCTGTGATTGACAAGTTTGCTCCCTTTTGTTGTCCTGCTAGTGCATGTCCACCCAACCTGCTCGTCGGGGCCCCATTAGAGCGCTCTCCAACTCCCAACATGTCATTGCTGTGTCTGGTTACAGTAAGTTTTGTTGATACAGACCAATATGAGGTGCCTGGTGGCAGCTAGTAAGGGGCCCAAAGCAGGAGTTATCGACGACACGTTGCAAATTATTGAGCAGTGCTTTGTCATTGATATGGGTCGATGTCAGCTGTCCACTGGGGCCCCAGGTAATTGTCTGGCTTGTTGAAAAAGGAAGCAAGTAGATGATACTTCTATATATTATTGCTGCATAAAAAAGATCTGAAGGTTGGAATATAGTTGCTTACAAAGGTAACATAATGGTATactgaggtatgtgtttccaaGCCGAGAATATTTTCCCGAGGTTGCCTTGCCTCCCCTGGAGAACTGCATGAGAAAATTGCCAGCAAGGCcttgcattttgacaaataaccTCATCAAACTAAATTGTTGAACATTTTCCAAATTACTTTATTGACCAAATTTCCCTAGCTCTAGtacattgcaaaaacatttgaggGTTTGTATGCGAAATGACAACTTTCTACCAAACGCTAATGGCAAACTAGCCGCGCTAAAAATAACCTCCCCCCCCTTGCTTTGCAGGCTATGATGAGGCGGTGACCAGCTGGGGCTTGAGTGACGGCGTGGGGAAAGGAAGAATGGGCCGCAGAGCCGTCGTCATCCCCACCGCTGTGCTCTACGGCTCCTTGGCCCTCTTCACTTCCATCCTTCACAATGTCTTTCTGCTTTACTATGTGGACACTTTTGTGTCCGTCTACAAGATCGACAAAGTCTCCTTTTGGCTGGGAGAGGTGAGTGTGTATGCTAAAACTGCCATAATAcatcaagtgaaaataaaaatcaatatttaaaaaagtaataatttaaaaaattaaatacagagAAGGTTATGTAAATGGAGATAAAAACATAGAATATAtgaatacaaacatttttgaaaatttacacacaaaaacatttttttttaaatatatatacatatcggAATTAaacatcaatcaataaatacaattttatttgtttttactttcacttttattaatttttttctttttattttgacaattctggtcctccatattatgattaaatgtggaaataaatataaataatatagctGACCTCAAAGTGCACTGAAGGAGGTGCGACAGGCAGCGATGCCAAGcagcaaatcaaaataaatatattaataaaaataaatgtcaatcaataaataccattttatttggttttattttcacctttatgtattatttttgggcacttttggtcctccatattataaataaatacaaaactagatgaataaatataattaatataaatcaaataaaattatatttgtttttacttttattaatttactttttttttttctggcagatTTGGACCGccataatataaataaatgtggaaataaacaccaaaatatataaacagaattaaatatcaatcaatcaataaattactttttttttttaaaacacatttttaaaaaatatatatatattttagcatTTCTGGTCTTCCATATTATGAATACAtgtggaaacaaaaataaatatataaatagagcttaaacatcaataaataaaattatattatttttttattttctttgctttttttcctctttttttggtcctccataaactCCTCGCTTATGAaggaccaaaaagaaaaaaataatataatttatttattgatgtttaAGCTCtctttatatatttctttttgttCCCACATGTATTCCTAATATATATGGAAGACCAGAActgctaaaataaaaaagtttttttttttgtggcatgcCCTGTTCTATATTCCGTGTTCTGAGAGCGCGTGTAATTCCAGACGGTGTTCCTGCTGTGGAACAGCCTCAACGATCCTCTCTTCGGCTGGCTGAGCGATCGCAGCTTCCTCAGCTCCCCTCAGTGAGTGTCCGCCATCCTCCTGTCATCTCCTTCAAAGGCCACGTTGCCGACCGATTGATTTGCCGCGGCGCAGGAACGGAGACGAGGTGACATCTCCAGAGGTGGTCCTGAAGCGGCTCCACGCGCTCTCGTCCAGCGGGCCGCTCTTCGCCCTCTCCTTCCTGGCCTTCTGGGTGGCGTGGGCCAGGCCGGGCCTGCAGTTCCTGCTGTGCCTGTGCCTCTACGACGGTTTCCTGACCATGGTGGACCTCCACCACAGCGCCCTCATGGCCGACTTGGCCGTGTCGGCCGCCGACCGCACGCGTCTCAATTTCCACTGCTCGGTGTTCAGCGCCCTGGGCTCCTTCTCCGTCTTCTTGTCCTACTCCTTCTGGGACAAGGAGGACTTTTCCGCTTTTCGCGTCTTTTGCGTGACTCTCGCCGCCTTCTCCACCTTGGGCTTCTTTGTGGTCTCACGGTTGCTACGGCAACGTTTTCAAAAAGAAGTTCGCCCCAGATTGGATGAAGTGCACACGCTCAAAGAGTATGTTCTCCAAAAAACAACTTGGGAGACTTCAGTCGTGCACGTCTTACATCTTTTTCCTGCTGCTGTGTCGCACAGGCTCAGTGTTGGCCACGCCCCCTTCACCTCGCCAGAGCGACCCGTCACCGTGCGGCAATACATCAAGCAACTCTCCAGGCACAGGAACTTCATGTGGTTTGTCTCCATGAACCTCCTCCAGGTGATCCcattatcatttttaaatattacagttTTGTGAATTGTTGATTTTCGGAAGTGTTCCACCATTGCAGTATTAAGAATGTGCTTTTCCCGTTTGTGTGTTGAGTGCAGGTGTTTCACTGCCACTTCAACAACAACTTCTTCCCTCTTTTCCTGGAGCACCTGCTGTCAGACAACATCTCCGCCTCAACAGGCTCCATCCTCCTCggtaaaaagaacaaaaaaaaaacaaatcgcTCTCCGTTAGCTTCACACGAATgtgaaggcggccattttgtttctgCTCACGCAGGCATCTCGTACGTGGCGCCGCACCTGAACAACTTGTACTTCCTGACGCTGTGCCAGCGCCACGGCGTCTACCAGGTCATCCGCTGGCTCTTCCTGCTCAAGCTGGGACTAAGCGTGGCCATGCTGCTGGCCGGCGCCGACCACGTCTATTTGCTGTGCATCTTCATTGCCAGGTGCGCTCAGACCTCTGACGTTGTGTGTGCACAGTACGGCACTGCACTGCATTCATATACCGCATTAACACGCGTTTAACTGTCCTTCCTCGTCTCTTCCCGCCAGCAACCGAGTGTTCACGGAGGGAACCTGCAAGCTGTTGAAGCTGGTCATTTCCGACCTGGTGGACGAGGACTTTGTGGTGAACCGGCGGCAGCAGGCGGCGTCGGCGCTGCTCTTCGGCATGGTCGCCCTGTTCACCAAACCCGGGCAGACGTTAGCACCTCTCATCGGCACCTGGGTGCTGTGCGCCTACACAGGTACGGGATGGCAACGTAGGGCTCTTCGCGCTTAAGTGGTTTTAGCATTTGGTCTAATTATAGATGAAGAAGAGGTGCCAGTGAGTGTGGCAGCCATTTACAGCACTTATCACACTTAATTGCCGTTAAGTGTTGTTTTTGCATTGTGCTAATCTAAAGGCTGAAAATACAATTTGGGCATTTTTAAGTTAAACATTGCCATTAAACGattattgttgattaatttgacagTTGATAACTTGTTGCATGTCTaattaacaatttatttatttttataccaaAAACTGTGATTCATACACACGtttcttaaaaatgatttgtttaaaaaaaataaaa
This genomic interval carries:
- the slc68a1a gene encoding transmembrane protein 180 isoform X1; the protein is MSTQPARRGPIRALSNSQHVIAVSGYSYDEAVTSWGLSDGVGKGRMGRRAVVIPTAVLYGSLALFTSILHNVFLLYYVDTFVSVYKIDKVSFWLGETVFLLWNSLNDPLFGWLSDRSFLSSPQNGDEVTSPEVVLKRLHALSSSGPLFALSFLAFWVAWARPGLQFLLCLCLYDGFLTMVDLHHSALMADLAVSAADRTRLNFHCSVFSALGSFSVFLSYSFWDKEDFSAFRVFCVTLAAFSTLGFFVVSRLLRQRFQKEVRPRLDEVHTLKELSVGHAPFTSPERPVTVRQYIKQLSRHRNFMWFVSMNLLQVFHCHFNNNFFPLFLEHLLSDNISASTGSILLGISYVAPHLNNLYFLTLCQRHGVYQVIRWLFLLKLGLSVAMLLAGADHVYLLCIFIASNRVFTEGTCKLLKLVISDLVDEDFVVNRRQQAASALLFGMVALFTKPGQTLAPLIGTWVLCAYTGYDIFQREPEKDSVVDASSGGESPPLRLGCFHMLVFVPITCALLQLAAWSRFTLHGRKLQSIKSIRQGSQHGGMVDVKAI
- the slc68a1a gene encoding transmembrane protein 180 isoform X2, with product MGRRAVVIPTAVLYGSLALFTSILHNVFLLYYVDTFVSVYKIDKVSFWLGETVFLLWNSLNDPLFGWLSDRSFLSSPQNGDEVTSPEVVLKRLHALSSSGPLFALSFLAFWVAWARPGLQFLLCLCLYDGFLTMVDLHHSALMADLAVSAADRTRLNFHCSVFSALGSFSVFLSYSFWDKEDFSAFRVFCVTLAAFSTLGFFVVSRLLRQRFQKEVRPRLDEVHTLKELSVGHAPFTSPERPVTVRQYIKQLSRHRNFMWFVSMNLLQVFHCHFNNNFFPLFLEHLLSDNISASTGSILLGISYVAPHLNNLYFLTLCQRHGVYQVIRWLFLLKLGLSVAMLLAGADHVYLLCIFIASNRVFTEGTCKLLKLVISDLVDEDFVVNRRQQAASALLFGMVALFTKPGQTLAPLIGTWVLCAYTGYDIFQREPEKDSVVDASSGGESPPLRLGCFHMLVFVPITCALLQLAAWSRFTLHGRKLQSIKSIRQGSQHGGMVDVKAI